In the Pedobacter cryoconitis genome, AAGATGATGAAACAGATAATGATAGTGTTCTTGATCACCTTCGGCACCACTGCATTTGCGCAGCACCAAAAGATCAATTTTGAGCAGATAACTATTCAGGAAGCATTAAAAAAGGCCAAAGAACAGCATAAGCTGGTTTTCGTAGACTGTTTTACGGAATGGTGTATTCCTTGCAAACAAATGGAGGCAGGCGTTTTCAAGACGGACAGTGTTGCTGCTTTTTTCAACAGCAATTTCATCAATGTGAAAATGGACATGGAAAAGGGGGAGGGACCGGGCACGATGAAAACTTATGCTATAGGCGCTTTTCCTTCTTATCTGCTATTTGATACTGATGGAAAACTGCGCTACAAATTTGTTGGGGGAATGCCTGCAGCAGAATTTATGGCCCATATCAGAAAAGGCATGCATACCGATAATGAGGAATCGAAACTGACGGCCAGGTATGATGCCGGTGAGCGCCAGCCCGATCTGCTGAGGGCACTGGTCCTTTTAAAAATCCGTGTTGCAGAAAGAGGTATAGCAAAAAAGATCAACGATGAGCTGATGGCTGTTCTTACGCCCGCACAGCGTGCCCTGCCGGAAAATTGGGTGCTATTTGGTGAAAACAGGTACGCCATGTACCTGTCTGATGTGGATAGTCCTAATTTCAACTATCTCGTTAACAACTGGAAAGATTTTTCAGTACAGAACAAAAAAGACACAGTAGATCATAAAATGTCTTTTATTTTTAGAAAATTAGCTGGTGAATGTCTGGAGGGCTATTATTTCAAAGATAAGCCTTACAATAAACAAGCATTTGAACAGTACAAAGCGCAGATTGAAGCTACTGAAATGCCTGACAAAATGCAGTTGCTGGTACTGATTGACATGGCAGAGGCAGCGGGCCGGAAAGATTATAGTAAGGTTACCTCCCTGTTTGAAAAAAACGCCAGTACTTTTTCTGAAGATAACCTGAGGATTATGTGGCCATATATCACGATGTGCTCGGTGATTCCCGACTATAAATATCCCCGTGCCAAAGAGATTGCTGATGAAGTGATCAGGCGGACTAAAAATCCTTTTCTGGTTTCAAGCTGTGAAATACTGAAAGAGAATCAAATCAGGGCAAACCAACCTTCCGGCAAATCAAATTAAACCAGGATGGATCAAATTAATGTACTCGGCAAAAGGGCTTTTCTTCTCTTTAAAAGCAAGCATACACTGATATGGCTAATCTGTTATACGCTGCTGGCTATCCCTGCAGAGCTGTGCGCTCAGGTACCTGACTTCACTGCTGCGGAAAAGTTTGATGCACCGAACCTGCAAAAGCTGATGGGAACTACGCAGGTGATCCCTTTTTTCTTAAAAAAGAGCAATCGGTTCTGGATGACAGCAGAAGATCTGCTTGCAAAATCATCATCAGGCAAGAAAATGTCATCGGTGCAGGTGCAGGTGCAAGTGGAAAATACTTCAGTTGAAAGGCAATATTTTCTGGTAGATATGGACAGGAAAGAGAAAAAGCTGCTATTCAATAAAAGTGTAATTCTGGCCCGGCTCGCAAAGCTAACTGGTAAGCCTGTTGAAAAACAGCGAATTGATTATACTGGTGATTTTTCTGAAGATGAAAAGACCGTCAGTATCAATTATGATGGGATCAGGTATGATTATGCTTATCAGCAGGAGACATTGGTTCAGCATGTAGCGCAACAAAAATCAGCCCCTGTTTATCTGATAGGGAATAGCTCACCTGATAAAAAGTGGCTGATTTATGCCCGGCATCATAATCTATATCTTAAGAAAACATCGGGAACAGCAGATACTGCAGCGCGCGTACTTTCTGCTGATGGCGCTGCACATTTTTCGTTTTCCATAAATGATGAAGATCAGTTTGCCAGTAATAACACAGAAACAGATGCCGTATGGGCAGATGACTCCAGAAACTTTTATATTTTGCGGAAAGATACCAGAAAGGTTGAGCATATGACAGTGGTCAATTCATTGTCTGCGCCAAGGCCTTATGTAGTCACTTATCCCTATGAGCTACCCGGAGATCAGTATGTAGCACAATTTGAATTGTTTATTGGAAATACTGCTGCAAATACCTTAAAAAAAGTAGACATTGCACGCTGGCCAGACCAGGAAGTGAGTCTGGTCAGGAACGGTATCCTTAGCAATGGGGAAATCCTGCTGGTTCGCAAAAAAAGGAGCCGAGATGAAATGGAACTGTGTGCTGTGAATTTAAATACCGGTAAACTGCATGTGCTGATCAACGAGGTCAGTAAGCCATTTATCAATGAAGATTTATTTAATGTATCAGTGATCAACGGTCGGAAAAATATTTTATGGTGGAGTGACCGTACGGGTTGGGGACAGTATTACCGCTATGATTTAAATGGAAAACTGCTCAATGCGGTCACTGCCGGAGAATGGACTGCAGGTAAAATTGCCACTGCGGATGATGCGAAACAATGCCTTTACTATTATGGTTACGGGAAAGAGAAAAACTGTAACCCTAATTATGCTTTCGTTTACAAAGTTGGTTTTGATGGAAGGAAGGATAAACTACTGACTCCTGAAAATGCTACCCACGCTGTTTTTATATCGCCAACCAAAGCGTATCTGGTAGACAATTATTCTGCAATAAACCTGGAGCCAAGATCAATAGTTAGAAATAATGAAGGTGGATTTGTGCAGGAAGTGCTAAAACCAGATTTTAGTCAATTGTATACCTACGGATGGAAGCAGCCGGAGATGTTCACCGTTAAAGCAAAAGATGGCGTCACAGATCTTTATGGACTGATGTGGAAACCTTATCATTTTGATCCGGATAAAAAATACCCTATCATCTCACAGGTCTATCCTGGTCCCTTTACAGAAACGGTGTGGAACGAATTCACCGTACTTGACCGTTATAACAATACCTCACTGGCACAAACAGGATTTATAGTGGTGGTAATGGGGCATCGTGGAAGTTCACCTTACCGGAAGGCCAGTTACTATAAATTTGGTTACGGTAATTTAAGGGACTACGCTTTAGAAGATGATAAATACGGACTGGAACAATTAGGTGCACGTTATCATTTTATAGACATGAACAAGATTGGTATTTTCGGTCATTCCGGCGGTGGGATGATGTCTGCGGCCGCAATATGTACTTATCCCGATTTTTATAAGGTAGCCGTTTCTTCATCGGGCAATCATGACAATACTATTTATAACCGTACCTGGACTGAAAGCTATCAGGGATTTGATCAGCCCGTCGCTTTAAATCAGAGTCTCGCTAAAGATCTGAAAGGACATTTGCTATTGGTTTCAGGCGAATCTGATCAGAACGTAAACGTAGCCAATACCTATAGAATGGCAGATGCACTGATCAAGGCTGATAAAGATTTTGATTTGCTGATCCTGCCGGGTCAGAGCCATACTTATGAAGAACCTTACAAAACCTATTTTCAAAAACGTTTAAGAGCGTATTTCGCGAAATATTTACTAATTAAATAGCGAATCAGTAATTAAAGAGCAGACCTGTAATTTTATTACTTAGCAGACTTTAATTAAATATAACTCTTCCTCCCATTAAAAACAGCTATTTTTAATGGGAGGAATTTTCTGACGCTTTAATTGAAACTGCAATCGGATTGCATAGTTTTATTAAATTAGGTGATTAGCTGATTTCTTTATTACCTTCGTCTAAGTATATGAGATTATTATCATTCATAGGGATTGTATTAGTGCTGGCTCTTAATTTAGTGCCATGCGGAGATGCTGTAGCCGGTTTGAATAGTAGTGCCAAAATTGAGCAAGCGCATCATTCAGAAAGAAACAACGATAATTGCAGCCCTTTTTGTAATTGTGCTTGTTGTGCTACTGCTTCTGTAATCAAAGATGCTTTAGTAATTTCTACTCCTTTTGCTGAACATTTACCTGTACTTGCGGTACATTTAGCAGGAAAGTTCATTACTGTCAATCTTCCGATCTGGCAGCCACCACAATTGATTTCTTAACCATCTTCATTTTTCTATACGTGCCTTGCGCATGCTATAGGTCATTATTATTATTTAATAATTCCATCAATGCTTTTATCAAGGATTAGCTGATTCCGTTTGGGAATTATTCTTTGATATCTCATTATAAATAAGATATGCTAAGTAAGCTCATAAAATTTTCCATTCACAATAAATTGGTGATTGGTCTGTTTACCCTGGCGCTGATTGCGTGGGGGGTATATTCACTGAAACAATTACCTATTGATGCTGTGCCGGATATTACCAATAACCAGGTACAGGTGATCACTTTAAGTCCTTCTCTTGCTTCAGAAGAGGTAGAACGGTTAATCACTTTTCCCGTTGAACAAACAATGTCTACCATTCCTGAAATTGAGCAAGTACGTTCTATTTCCCGCTTTGGACTTTCTGTAGTGACTATTGTTTTTCACGATGATGTAGATATCTACTGGGCAAGACAGCAGGTCAACGAAAAGCTCTCCGAAGCGAAGAATAATATACCTCAGGGAATCGG is a window encoding:
- a CDS encoding S9 family peptidase, which translates into the protein MDQINVLGKRAFLLFKSKHTLIWLICYTLLAIPAELCAQVPDFTAAEKFDAPNLQKLMGTTQVIPFFLKKSNRFWMTAEDLLAKSSSGKKMSSVQVQVQVENTSVERQYFLVDMDRKEKKLLFNKSVILARLAKLTGKPVEKQRIDYTGDFSEDEKTVSINYDGIRYDYAYQQETLVQHVAQQKSAPVYLIGNSSPDKKWLIYARHHNLYLKKTSGTADTAARVLSADGAAHFSFSINDEDQFASNNTETDAVWADDSRNFYILRKDTRKVEHMTVVNSLSAPRPYVVTYPYELPGDQYVAQFELFIGNTAANTLKKVDIARWPDQEVSLVRNGILSNGEILLVRKKRSRDEMELCAVNLNTGKLHVLINEVSKPFINEDLFNVSVINGRKNILWWSDRTGWGQYYRYDLNGKLLNAVTAGEWTAGKIATADDAKQCLYYYGYGKEKNCNPNYAFVYKVGFDGRKDKLLTPENATHAVFISPTKAYLVDNYSAINLEPRSIVRNNEGGFVQEVLKPDFSQLYTYGWKQPEMFTVKAKDGVTDLYGLMWKPYHFDPDKKYPIISQVYPGPFTETVWNEFTVLDRYNNTSLAQTGFIVVVMGHRGSSPYRKASYYKFGYGNLRDYALEDDKYGLEQLGARYHFIDMNKIGIFGHSGGGMMSAAAICTYPDFYKVAVSSSGNHDNTIYNRTWTESYQGFDQPVALNQSLAKDLKGHLLLVSGESDQNVNVANTYRMADALIKADKDFDLLILPGQSHTYEEPYKTYFQKRLRAYFAKYLLIK
- a CDS encoding thioredoxin family protein, with the translated sequence MMKQIMIVFLITFGTTAFAQHQKINFEQITIQEALKKAKEQHKLVFVDCFTEWCIPCKQMEAGVFKTDSVAAFFNSNFINVKMDMEKGEGPGTMKTYAIGAFPSYLLFDTDGKLRYKFVGGMPAAEFMAHIRKGMHTDNEESKLTARYDAGERQPDLLRALVLLKIRVAERGIAKKINDELMAVLTPAQRALPENWVLFGENRYAMYLSDVDSPNFNYLVNNWKDFSVQNKKDTVDHKMSFIFRKLAGECLEGYYFKDKPYNKQAFEQYKAQIEATEMPDKMQLLVLIDMAEAAGRKDYSKVTSLFEKNASTFSEDNLRIMWPYITMCSVIPDYKYPRAKEIADEVIRRTKNPFLVSSCEILKENQIRANQPSGKSN
- a CDS encoding DUF6660 family protein, which produces MRLLSFIGIVLVLALNLVPCGDAVAGLNSSAKIEQAHHSERNNDNCSPFCNCACCATASVIKDALVISTPFAEHLPVLAVHLAGKFITVNLPIWQPPQLIS